One window from the genome of Gavia stellata isolate bGavSte3 chromosome 10, bGavSte3.hap2, whole genome shotgun sequence encodes:
- the LOC104250601 gene encoding 14 kDa phosphohistidine phosphatase: MAAVRDVEIDPEGTFKYILVRLQRPGGEEQRDIVRGTKAAEFHNHIFEKVNPEMEKLGYECKCLGGGKIDHNSKDKKIRVFGLSTGYGKADHSVTVEILKKVYTDYEITWSDDKK, encoded by the exons ATGGCGGCGGTGCGGGACGTGGAGATCGACCCCGAGGGCACGTTCAAGTACATCCTGGTGCGCCTGCAGCGCCCCGGCGGCGAGGAGCAGCGGGACATCGTCCGCGGCACCAAGGCGGCCGAGTTCCACA ATCACatatttgaaaaagtaaatcctgaaatggaaaagctgGGATATGAGTGCAAGTGCCTTGGAGGAGGGAAAATCGATCATAATagcaaagacaagaaaattaGGGTATTTGGGCTCTCTACA gGCTACGGAAAAGCAGATCATTCGGTGACTGTAGAGATACTGAAAAAAGTGTATACGGATTATGAAATTACATGGTCAGATGACAAGAAATAA
- the SELE gene encoding E-selectin gives MICLWFLPLLAYGLTILQGVDCWTYHYSDTNMTYREAELWCKERYTNMVAIQNKEEINYLNNFLPFNPGYYWIGIRKINEVWTWIGTNKELTEEAKNWASGEPNGKGNNEDCVEIYIKRGKDDGKWNDEQCEKKKVALCYTASCNPSLCSGHGECIETINNHTCHCNPGFYGPECEFVERCDPLKKPDHGSLECNHPLENFSYKSSCTVQCEEGYELTALESVYCTSSGVWSAPLAACKAVTCPALEMPAHGAVNCSHSSVELTWGTTCEFTCEEGFALTGPATLQCGSSGVWDRQQPSCAAVRCEAVTWPEEGFVTCDRAPADLTYGSRCDFRCSEGYVLDGPSSIECTVQGQWSEPVPKCKAVTCPALEMPAHGAVNCSHSSVELTWGTTCEFTCEEGFALTGPATLQCGSSGVWDRQQPSCAAVRCEAVTWPEEGFVTCDRAPADLTYGSRCDFRCSEGYVLDGPSSIECTVQGQWSEPVPKCKVLQCEPLSSPEKGSMDCSHGAGNFTYNTACHFSCQEGWRLNGSHVLECSHSGNWSASLPTCEASEQVSYVSVGIAATSASLLSTASFLLWLARRFRRKAKKFTPSSSCQSLTIEGSFQSAGQNV, from the exons atgATTTGCTTGTGGTTCCTACCTCTTCTTGCTTACG GGCTTACAATACTGCAGGGGGTGGATTGTTGGACATACCATTATTCAGACACAAACATGACCTACAGGGAAGCAGAGCTGTGGTGCAAAGAGAGGTATACTAACATGGTTGCCATTCAGAATAAGGAGGAAATCAACTATCTCAATAACTTCTTACCCTTCAATCCGGGTTACTACTGGATTGGaatcagaaaaattaatgagGTATGGACCTGGATTGGAACTAACAAAGAACTGACAGAAGAGGCAAAAAACTGGGCTTCAGGTGAGCCAAATGGCAAAGGGAACAACGAGGACTGTGTTGAAATCTACATCAAAAGAGGGAAGGATGATGGCAAATGGAATGATGAACAGTGTGAGAAAAAGAAGGTCGCCTTGTGCTACACAG cttctTGCAACCCATCTCTCTGCAGTGGCCATGGAGAATGCATAGAGACTATTAACAATCACACCTGCCATTGTAACCCTGGATTCTATGGGCCTGAATGCGAGTTTG TTGAGCGTTGTGATCCACTGAAGAAACCTGATCATGGGAGCCTTGAGTGCAACCATCCATTGGAGAACTTCAGCTACAAGTCATCCTGCACAGTTCAGTGTGAGGAAGGCTATGAACTGACTGCATTGGAATCTGTATACTGTACCTCTTCTGGGGTCTGGTCCGCCCCTCTTGCAGCATGCAAAG CTGTGACCTGTCCTGCCTTAGAAATGCCTGCTCATGGTGCTGTGAACTGCTCCCATTCCTCTGTGGAGCTCACCTGGGGTACCACCTGCGAGTTCACCTGTGAGGAAGGATTTGCCTTGACAGGACCAGCCACGCTGCAGTGTGGGTCTTCTGGGGTCTGGGACAGGCAGCAGCCATCCTGTGCAG CTGTGAGGTGTGAGGCTGTAACCTGGCCAGAAGAAGGTTTTGTGACCTGTGACCGAGCTCCTGCAGATCTCACCTATGGCTCACGTTGTGATTTCCGCTGCAGCGAGGGCTATGTTCTGGACGGCCCATCCAGCATTGAGTGCACGGTGCAGGGACAGTGGTCAGAGCCAGTGCCAAAATGCAAAG CTGTGACCTGTCCTGCCTTAGAAATGCCTGCTCATGGTGCTGTGAACTGCTCCCATTCCTCTGTGGAGCTCACCTGGGGTACCACCTGCGAGTTCACCTGTGAGGAAGGATTTGCCTTGACAGGACCAGCCACGCTGCAGTGTGGGTCTTCTGGGGTCTGGGACAGGCAGCAGCCATCCTGTGCAG CTGTGAGGTGTGAGGCTGTAACCTGGCCAGAAGAAGGTTTTGTGACCTGTGACCGAGCTCCTGCAGATCTCACCTATGGCTCACGTTGTGATTTCCGCTGCAGCGAGGGCTATGTTCTGGACGGCCCATCCAGCATTGAGTGCACGGTGCAGGGACAGTGGTCAGAGCCAGTGCCAAAATGCAAAG ttttacagtgTGAACCACTGAGCTCTCCTGAGAAAGGCTCTATGGATTGCTCACATGGTGCTGGGAACTTCACGTACAACACAGCTTGCCACTTCAGCTGTCAAGAAGGATGGAGGCTCAATGGTTCTCATGTTCTTGAGTGCAGTCATTCGGGAAACTGGAGTGCTAGTCTGCCCACATGTGAAG CTTCTGAACAAGTCAGCTATGTCTCTGTAGGCATAGCAGCCACAAGTGCCTCTCTGTTGTCTACAGCATCATTCCTCCTTTGGCTTGCAAGACGTTTCCGAAGAAAAG caaagaaatttaCTCCTTCCAG TAGCTGCCAGAGCCTAACCATCGAAGGTAGCTTTCAAAGTGCTGGCCAAAATGTCTAA